The following are encoded together in the Candidatus Methylomirabilis oxygeniifera genome:
- a CDS encoding protein of unknown function (Evidence 5 : No homology to any previously reported sequences), whose product MWERVTEKQDRRQLRRWVQLLC is encoded by the coding sequence GTGTGGGAGAGGGTGACTGAGAAGCAGGATAGGCGCCAGTTGAGAAGGTGGGTACAATTACTGTGTTAG
- a CDS encoding exported protein of unknown function (Evidence 5 : No homology to any previously reported sequences) translates to MRMALGTALLAAILVPAESALAVARFGTRCQKEFQNGWRATLPYMWDRCGWFNDELDDTDTKVFYWNLHGARNSFSTCDSCGNGVDDVHLLYVGTHGGAINDTNARLVMWDQNVRALSITDNWRYGDENTGVAFFAQYACETLTNGDGNIWSRWRTAFRGGLIMALGSHDKLWDSVTTNETGEDFADDLQKGKVVKWAWFDGNGDWWEDQDVAVMATGSSQTAANDASADCKFRRDNVKWQNFGSFARWRDGQAEWWCRSRIDNN, encoded by the coding sequence ATGCGGATGGCTCTTGGCACAGCGCTCCTGGCCGCGATCCTCGTACCGGCCGAATCGGCGCTGGCGGTTGCTCGCTTTGGTACTCGCTGTCAGAAGGAATTCCAGAACGGCTGGCGTGCAACGCTCCCGTACATGTGGGATCGCTGTGGGTGGTTCAACGACGAACTCGACGACACCGACACAAAGGTCTTTTACTGGAACCTCCACGGCGCCCGTAACTCGTTCTCGACCTGCGACAGTTGCGGCAACGGCGTGGATGATGTGCACCTCCTCTACGTGGGCACGCATGGCGGCGCGATCAACGACACGAACGCCCGCCTGGTGATGTGGGACCAGAACGTGCGTGCGCTCTCCATCACGGACAACTGGCGCTATGGGGACGAGAACACGGGCGTTGCGTTTTTCGCGCAATACGCCTGCGAAACACTCACGAATGGCGATGGCAATATCTGGAGTCGCTGGCGAACGGCCTTTCGAGGCGGGCTGATCATGGCCCTGGGTAGTCACGATAAGCTTTGGGACAGCGTCACGACCAATGAGACCGGTGAAGATTTCGCTGACGATCTTCAGAAAGGAAAAGTTGTCAAGTGGGCGTGGTTCGACGGCAACGGGGACTGGTGGGAAGACCAGGATGTGGCGGTTATGGCGACGGGGAGTTCCCAGACGGCAGCCAACGACGCCAGCGCGGATTGCAAGTTCCGCCGCGACAACGTGAAGTGGCAGAACTTCGGCAGCTTCGCACGCTGGCGCGACGGTCAGGCTGAATGGTGGTGTCGCTCACGCATTGACAACAACTGA
- a CDS encoding exported protein of unknown function (Evidence 5 : No homology to any previously reported sequences), translated as MRISRTAALLTAGFVLTAAALSANELRKGHSDYLASLTERSLKKAFPARSVRLLEVAPGPGRAAAAKAILARLERGDLGRRLRLADLKPRTADRRVLSFLGEAGYLDVMADGSKLRVRGAIDDTKEIERAGAGRIEKKALEDLGRRFVREALSPLVKLGKGETLMFLGVRYLYDGEAGTEAATASQERERVIASIAIFGREVAGLPIVGSGSKVAVWFDNSREPVGFDVDWPVYRVSSRVQRVLSQAELARRIATTTVPLGGTKDITVRRFECGYVDLGATRRTKVMQAGCSIAFEGRGEGGEVWGRTEFVPAGRPALKEARWPLANALAAGDVINTGTEEFQRFLNSPKAPDEAPPTAQ; from the coding sequence ATGCGTATCTCCCGAACAGCGGCCCTGCTCACTGCAGGGTTTGTTCTTACCGCAGCGGCTCTTAGCGCGAATGAACTGCGTAAAGGCCACTCCGACTACCTGGCGTCGCTGACGGAGCGCTCACTCAAAAAGGCCTTCCCTGCTCGCAGCGTGCGGCTGCTGGAGGTGGCTCCAGGCCCAGGCCGCGCCGCCGCCGCCAAGGCGATCCTCGCACGACTGGAACGAGGCGACCTTGGTCGGCGTCTCAGGCTCGCCGATCTGAAGCCGAGAACAGCGGACCGTCGTGTCCTCTCGTTTCTTGGTGAGGCGGGGTACTTGGATGTCATGGCCGACGGCTCGAAGCTGCGTGTCCGAGGAGCCATAGATGATACGAAGGAGATTGAACGCGCCGGCGCCGGTCGTATCGAGAAGAAAGCGCTGGAAGATTTAGGCCGTCGCTTCGTCCGTGAGGCGCTCTCGCCGTTGGTCAAGCTGGGTAAGGGCGAAACGCTGATGTTTCTTGGGGTGCGCTATCTGTACGACGGCGAGGCCGGTACGGAAGCGGCTACCGCGTCCCAAGAGCGCGAGCGGGTGATTGCAAGCATCGCGATCTTTGGTCGCGAGGTGGCAGGCCTGCCAATTGTCGGTAGCGGATCGAAGGTGGCCGTATGGTTCGATAACTCCCGTGAACCCGTCGGCTTCGATGTAGACTGGCCGGTCTACCGCGTGTCGTCTCGTGTCCAGCGTGTGTTGTCACAGGCCGAGTTGGCGCGCCGCATCGCCACGACGACCGTGCCTCTCGGAGGCACCAAGGACATTACAGTCCGCCGCTTTGAGTGCGGCTATGTCGACCTTGGTGCTACCCGCCGCACGAAGGTTATGCAGGCCGGCTGCTCCATAGCGTTCGAGGGCCGCGGCGAAGGCGGCGAGGTTTGGGGACGCACGGAGTTTGTGCCGGCTGGTAGGCCCGCGCTAAAGGAGGCGCGGTGGCCGCTCGCCAATGCGCTAGCGGCGGGGGACGTGATCAACACCGGCACCGAGGAGTTCCAGCGCTTTCTCAACTCACCGAAGGCGCCAGACGAGGCTCCGCCTACGGCACAGTAA
- a CDS encoding conserved protein of unknown function (Evidence 4 : Homologs of previously reported genes of unknown function) — protein MNEREERPAKERVEFKKLLAINPNYFGNLEKSEFKPVKKIVGNTTYEEVTCVGFNPALNLLEATIQIKRPGGYNGTLCTPGSTEYVRFFIDYGAGWIDVGLASFNAHDIANAVDCANHPDKPISYVVTLSLDPQRDTCKHPVLPKVRAILSWQLMPPAAASNWPPIWGNVLDQHIQIKPRRPIFGDIFEVIPKDVLKDLPPLIEEVKPFPIPLPDPPPLSVSDLAELYHVKEKTMSAGVEPHRFGLAHLQALVASGTQDMLSGANVEWKAAGIDLAGALAALDKTKADVSYEELKCLGLEYNLDRLVATFRIKRPSGYSGNLCAQGSQEYVAFWADWDDTCEWTYLNTVTVNVHDISTIPADGLAYSAILPVDLNAVRRPCGGPGGGPKIARIRAVLSWNSPPSTTDPDALNHWGNRLDAHAQIRPGASVPGDQPFISAIGGIGVADINVLGNGMTKPTATFGFSGLAADYPWLLSRECPFGGLIIVQGPPVLGFKYRLWAREFGNAMTEQIVTDQFHVMNWLGVGSDIAPDPITGYATYMDTLSNMNQVLAHWTPPGDALWEIRVEMATLGDVVVGTTVWHSIQLDNTAPRRKPAVLPFEPPAVTCEIHIDSGGDCKDFTQGTVIQGHFVARDTHFGGFSLTTLPSSMLPNSPTTATPTTSQTASFAAGGDEWELATIGMQPCGYVVLLQVWDRSIVGSRPDSHNYNYYDVGFCLRAASK, from the coding sequence ATGAATGAGCGAGAAGAACGCCCGGCTAAGGAGCGCGTAGAGTTCAAGAAGCTTCTTGCGATCAATCCCAACTACTTTGGTAATCTGGAGAAGAGCGAGTTCAAACCCGTCAAGAAGATTGTCGGAAACACGACGTACGAGGAGGTGACCTGCGTCGGATTCAACCCGGCGCTCAACCTCCTCGAGGCGACCATTCAGATCAAACGACCCGGTGGCTACAATGGCACCCTCTGTACACCCGGATCGACCGAGTATGTTCGATTCTTTATCGACTACGGCGCCGGCTGGATCGACGTCGGTCTCGCCTCCTTCAACGCACATGACATCGCTAACGCTGTCGACTGCGCGAACCATCCCGATAAGCCCATCTCCTACGTCGTGACACTCTCCCTCGACCCCCAGCGGGATACCTGCAAACACCCCGTTCTGCCGAAGGTCCGCGCCATCCTCTCATGGCAGTTGATGCCTCCGGCGGCGGCCTCGAATTGGCCGCCAATCTGGGGTAACGTACTCGACCAGCACATCCAGATCAAGCCGCGGCGCCCGATATTCGGCGACATCTTCGAGGTTATCCCCAAGGACGTGCTGAAGGACCTTCCACCCCTGATCGAGGAGGTCAAGCCGTTTCCCATCCCACTGCCCGATCCCCCACCGTTGTCCGTGAGCGATCTCGCAGAACTCTATCACGTCAAAGAGAAGACCATGAGCGCCGGTGTAGAACCCCACCGGTTCGGGCTGGCGCACCTACAGGCGTTGGTGGCATCGGGGACCCAGGACATGCTGTCCGGCGCCAACGTGGAGTGGAAGGCCGCCGGTATTGATCTGGCTGGGGCACTGGCCGCCCTCGACAAGACCAAGGCGGACGTCTCATATGAAGAACTCAAATGCCTGGGACTGGAGTATAACCTGGATCGCCTGGTCGCGACCTTCAGGATCAAGCGACCAAGCGGATACTCAGGCAATCTGTGCGCTCAGGGGAGTCAGGAATACGTAGCCTTCTGGGCGGACTGGGACGATACGTGCGAGTGGACGTACCTCAATACCGTTACGGTCAACGTCCACGATATCTCGACGATTCCGGCCGACGGGCTCGCCTACAGCGCGATCCTGCCGGTGGACCTGAACGCCGTCCGGCGTCCCTGCGGCGGCCCGGGTGGCGGGCCGAAGATCGCGCGCATCCGAGCTGTCTTATCGTGGAACAGCCCGCCGTCGACAACCGATCCTGACGCGCTGAATCACTGGGGCAACCGTCTGGACGCGCATGCGCAGATCCGCCCCGGCGCCTCGGTCCCCGGAGATCAGCCGTTTATCAGTGCCATCGGCGGCATCGGCGTCGCCGACATCAACGTCCTCGGCAACGGCATGACTAAGCCCACAGCGACATTCGGCTTCAGCGGCCTCGCTGCCGATTATCCATGGCTGCTGAGCCGTGAATGCCCATTCGGCGGCCTGATCATCGTCCAGGGGCCGCCCGTACTCGGGTTCAAGTACCGGCTCTGGGCGCGGGAGTTCGGCAACGCGATGACCGAGCAGATTGTGACGGACCAGTTCCATGTGATGAACTGGCTCGGGGTCGGATCCGACATCGCGCCGGATCCAATCACGGGCTACGCCACCTACATGGATACGCTCTCAAACATGAACCAGGTGCTGGCGCACTGGACGCCGCCGGGAGACGCTCTGTGGGAAATCCGGGTGGAGATGGCCACGCTGGGCGACGTCGTCGTTGGGACCACTGTGTGGCACAGCATCCAGCTCGATAATACGGCGCCGCGCCGCAAGCCGGCCGTGCTGCCGTTCGAGCCGCCGGCGGTAACCTGCGAGATCCACATCGACAGCGGTGGCGACTGCAAGGACTTCACCCAGGGGACGGTGATCCAGGGGCACTTCGTTGCGCGGGACACGCATTTCGGCGGGTTCTCTCTGACCACACTGCCGTCAAGCATGTTGCCGAACAGTCCCACAACAGCGACGCCGACCACCTCGCAGACGGCCTCGTTTGCCGCCGGCGGCGACGAATGGGAGCTTGCCACCATAGGCATGCAACCCTGTGGCTATGTTGTGCTGTTACAGGTCTGGGATCGCTCGATCGTCGGAAGCCGACCCGACTCGCACAACTACAACTACTACGACGTGGGGTTCTGTCTGAGGGCGGCGAGTAAGTAG